The Amblyomma americanum isolate KBUSLIRL-KWMA chromosome 5, ASM5285725v1, whole genome shotgun sequence genome window below encodes:
- the LOC144134002 gene encoding myb/SANT-like DNA-binding domain-containing protein 3, with translation MEKTEKGKINFSKVERDLLLDLVDKHKAVLENKRTDAVSVARKRKEWELIETQFNSSHNVSPRTWLQLKKCWENWKNKWRKAKADDNREIFKTGGGSAAPSQLTEDLQRVGSVASHMGVRLANPFDSDRHQADPGGESQPTPSVAALLSRTQDGSIPGASEVLSPPPPSSSSLASVEELSSLSDGGT, from the exons ATGGAGAAAACGGAGAAGGGCAAAATTAACTTCTCCAAAGTAGAGCGAGATCTTCTCCTCGACCTCGTCGACAAGCACAAGGCCGTACTAGAgaacaagagaactgatgcagtgtcagttgcacggaaaaggaaagagtgggagcttatagaaacccagttcaactccagtcacaacgtgagcccacggacatggctccagctgaagaaatgctgggagaactggaaaaataagtggcgaaaggcgaaagcggacgacaaccgggagatatttaagaccg gcggcggctcagcggcccccagccagctcactgaagacctgcaaagagttgGCAGTGTCGCATCCCACATGGGGGTTCGCTTGGCGAACCCCTTCGACAGTGATCGCCACCAAGCAGACCCAGGCGGCGAGTCCCAACCCACACCATCGGTGGCCGCCCTGCTTTCGCGCACTCAAGATGGTTCTATTCCAGGAGCCAGTG AGGTGCTGtctccaccgccgccgtcgtcatcgtcacTCGCTTCAGTGGAAGAACTGTCATCACTGTCTGATGGAGGCACGTAA
- the LOC144134003 gene encoding uncharacterized protein LOC144134003, giving the protein MEASAMKTMIVDNQMCFQVQGKEISPEEYHNDAGWTLAGERMSRLRQRTPDSGKPDGPSGSQTSPKSKFNKNVRASATKAARMPAVPLEESKIVVRPRGGLDIVKTGTTTVAAVIIAAAKITSEESAADTICPNTQQNIMVVSTPNEDNAARYAKIQEIYIQGKPYEVSTYRTAPHDTVKGVIRGIPIDASTAELDRNIVNERNPLAVGAKRIDSTTTTIVVFQGPKVPNFVRYGVTLIPCRLYRKQIDVCQQCGRVGHRKGVCPTPTIKTCLACGLANPKEDHRCTPKCKLYGDEHPTGDRTCEAKYKIPYVVRKRQWERRQAERQLLSESDFPPLDKPPAAGKSSTPSENRAPKSIDSSCCKRSLSRKRSPSRERVSLVDAAKENNISNAQKIAEATKKDDIHKVREANETLRQKNAALRTTINILTREIAEIRKLLLCNNEPLQTPTPSTSKTDETTMNTQETAVEEPAPKKRAVEATRKQTENDRIDNPEAKFEQ; this is encoded by the exons ATGGAGGCGTCCGCTATGAAAACAATGATCGTGGACAACCAAATGTGCTTTCAAGTTCAAGGAAAAGAGATATCACCCGAGGAATATCACAACGACGCCGGGTGGACGCTCGCGGGGGAACGCATGTCGAGGCTGCGCCAGCGGACCCCCGACAGCGGCAAGCCCGACGGACCCAGCGGGAGCCAAACAAGCCCGAAATCGAAATTCAACAAGAACGTCAGAGCCTCGGCCACCAAGGCAGCACGCATGCCAGCCGTGCCACTGGAAGAGAGCAAGATAGTCGTCAGACCCAGAGGGGGACTGGACATCGTCAAGACCGGCACCACCACCGTCGCTGCGGTCATAATCGCCGCGGCCAAGATCACGAGCGAGGAAAGCGCCGCGGACACCATCTGCCCCAACACGCAACAGAACATCATGGTCGTCAGTACACCGAACGAAGACAACGCGGCAAGGTACGCTAAAATCCAGGAAATCTATATTCAAGGCAAACCCTACGAGGTCAGCACATATCGCACGGCTCCTCACGACACCGTAAAGGGCGTCATCAGAGGCATCCCCATCGACGCGAGCACCGCCGAGCTAGATAGGAACATCGTCAACGAGAGAAACCCGCTAGCAGTGGGCGCAAAGAGGATCGACAGCACGACCACCACGATCGTGGTGTTCCAGGGACCAAAGGTACCGAACTTCGTCCGATACGGAGTCACCCTGATACCGTGCCGCCTCTACAGAAAACAGATCGACGTTTGCCAGCAGTGCGGCCGAGTGGGACACCGAAAGGGCGTGTGCCCGACCCCCACAATCAAGACGTGCCTGGCCTGCGGACTCGCCAACCCCAAAGAAGACCATCGCTGTACCCCAAAATGTAAGTTGTACGGGGACGAACACCCGACCGGAGACCGAACGTGCGAGGCGAAATACAAGATCCCCTACGTAGTGCGCAAGCGACAATGGGAGCGCCGACAGGCCGAACGCCAGCTGCTGTCGGAGAGCGATTTCCCGCCACTCGACAAGCCGCCAGCTGCGGGAAAGTCAAGCACTCCATCAGAGAACCGCGCGCCAAAATCCATagacagcagctgctgcaagagaAGCCTCAGTAGGAAAAGGTCACCATCACGTGAGCGAGTCAGCTTGGTCGACGCAGCTAAAGAGAACAATATAAGTAACGCGCAGAAAATCGCCGAAGCCACGAAGAAAGACGATATACACAAGGTGCGAGAAGCCAACGAGACCTTAAGACAAAAGAACGCGGCGTTGCGAACGACCATCAACATCCTCACGAGAGAGATCGCCGAGATCCGTAAGTTGCTGCTATGCAACAACGAGCCTCTACAGACTCCCACGCCAAGCACAAGCAAGACCGACGAAACTACCATGAACACCCAGGAGACAGCCGTAGAGGAACCGGCACCGAAGAAGCGAGCCGTCGAGGCCACGCGCAAGCAAACAGAAAACGATCGAATCGACAACCCCGAGGCCAAATTCGAA CAGTGA